From Candidatus Bathyarchaeota archaeon, one genomic window encodes:
- the mobB gene encoding molybdopterin-guanine dinucleotide biosynthesis protein B produces the protein MPRLIAVVGDKHSGKTTIIEHLIEELTRRGYHVGTIKEMVRVSTLDTPQKETDRYRKAGAQAVVAVPREETVIFLPKRLGVKEILPHLLGLDFVLLEGFESAEKLPKIVAAKTVQEAQSFMDKSVVALSGILADSDQETKKAASLACPLYHSTREICMLATLVEAKAVKY, from the coding sequence TTGCCAAGACTCATCGCTGTAGTCGGCGACAAACATTCAGGAAAAACCACCATAATCGAACATTTAATAGAAGAGTTAACCCGCCGCGGCTACCACGTTGGTACAATAAAAGAAATGGTTCGTGTTTCCACGTTGGATACGCCTCAGAAGGAAACCGACCGATACCGAAAAGCGGGTGCTCAAGCAGTAGTTGCGGTTCCCCGAGAGGAAACAGTGATTTTTTTGCCTAAACGGCTTGGCGTAAAAGAAATTCTTCCGCATCTTTTAGGGTTGGATTTTGTGCTTTTAGAAGGCTTTGAATCTGCGGAAAAGCTGCCGAAGATTGTTGCGGCAAAAACTGTTCAAGAGGCACAAAGTTTTATGGATAAATCCGTGGTTGCTTTGTCAGGTATTTTGGCTGATTCAGATCAGGAAACAAAAAAAGCCGCAAGCTTGGCGTGTCCTTTGTATCACAGTACCCGTGAAATATGCATGTTAGCTACTCTTGTGGAAGCAAAAGCCGTTAAATATTAA